The Solea solea chromosome 19, fSolSol10.1, whole genome shotgun sequence genome has a window encoding:
- the cldn5b gene encoding claudin-5b — protein MLAACLEGLGLAMCVAGSLLVMVACGLPMWKVTAFIESNIVVAQTIWDGLWMSCVVQSTGQMQCKVHDSLLALTRDLQTARALSVISAVLSIIGLAVTVAGAQCTNCMKEETVKARVVNAGGVIYIVSGLFVLVPLCWMANNIIVDFHDPQVPPSKKREIGAAIYVGWAATALLLLGGTLLCCSFSQVVRGSYPIKYSPTKTITVNGDFDKKHYV, from the coding sequence ATGCTGGCTGCGTGTCTCGAGGGTCTCGGCCTGGCGATGTGCGTCGCGGGCTCCCTGCTGGTGATGGTGGCCTGCGGGCTGCCCATGTGGAAGGTGACCGCCTTCATCGAATCCAACATCGTGGTGGCTCAGACCATCTGGGACGGCCTGTGGATGTCCTGCGTGGTGCAGAGCACCGGGCAGATGCAGTGCAAAGTCCACGACTCGCTGCTGGCTCTGACGCGCGACCTGCAGACGGCGCGCGCGCTCAGCGTCATCTCCGCGGTGCTGAGCATCATCGGCCTCGCGGTGACCGTGGCCGGCGCGCAGTGCACCAACTGCATGAAGGAGGAGACGGTGAAGGCGCGCGTGGTGAACGCCGGCGGGGTCATCTACATCGTCAGCGGCCTGTTCGTGCTGGTGCCGCTCTGCTGGATGGCCAACAACATCATCGTGGACTTCCACGACCCGCAGGTGCCTCCGTCCAAGAAGCGGGAGATCGGGGCCGCGATCTACGTGGGCTGGGCGGCCacggcgctgctgctgctgggcggAACCCTGCTGTGCTGCTCCTTCTCTCAGGTGGTCCGAGGCTCGTACCCCATTAAATACTCTCCCACCAAGACCATCACAGTCAACGGAGACTTTGACAAGAAACATTATGTGTAA
- the septin5b gene encoding septin 5b, which translates to MSPALSSCLTLVSWNLSPDDGEEKEYVGFATLPNQVHKKSVKKGFDFTLMVAGESGLGKSTLVNSLFLTNLHKDRKLLNAEERISQTVEITKLTVDIEEKGVKLKLTVVDTVGFGDAVNNTECWTSVTDYINQQFEQYFRDESGLNRKNIQDSRVHCCLYFIPPFGHGLRPVDVEFMKALQDKVNVVPLISKADCLTPTEIKKLKEQLREEIDKYGIKIYQFPDCDSDEDEEFKRQDKELKESSPFAVIGSNTVVEVRGQRVRGRLYPWGIVEVENPSHCDFVKLRTMLIRTHMHDLKDITNDCHYENYRAQIIQTMTSKMNADKPVESPILPLSTPGVETEKLIKMKDEELKRMQQMLQKMQQQMHEQDL; encoded by the exons ATGTCTCCTGCTCTGTCCTCCTGCCTGACCCTTGTCTCCTGGAATCTGTCTCCAGATGATGGAGAG gAAAAGGAGTATGTTGGTTTTGCGACACTGCCCAACCAGGTGCacaagaagtctgtgaaaaaaggATTTGACTTCACCCTCATGGTGGCAG GTGAGTCCGGTCTTGGTAAATCCACCCTGGTAAACAGCCTGTTCCTCACCAATCTGCACAAAGACCGAAAACTGCTCAATGCTGAAG AACGGATCAGTCAGACAGTTGAGATCACAAAGCTCACCGTGGACATCGAGGAGAAGGGTGTAAAGCTGAAACTGACCGTTGTGGACACGGTGGGATTTGGAGACGCGGTCAACAACACTGAGTG CTGGACGTCCGTCACAGACTATATCAACCAGCAGTTTGAACAGTACTTCAGAGACGAGAGTGGACTGAACAGAAAGAACATCCAGGACAGCAGGgtgcactgctgcctctattTCATCCCTCCGTTTGGACACGG GCTTCGTCCAGTGGATGTAGAGTTCATGAAGGCCCTACAGGACAAGGTGAACGTGGTTCCTCTCATCTCAAAAGCAGACTGCCTCACTCCCACTGAGATAAAGAAACTTAAGGAGCAG CTAAGAGAGGAAATTGATAAATATGGAATAAAGATCTACCAGTTTCCCGACTGTGActctgatgaagatgaagagttcAAGCGGCAAGATAAAGAGCTGAAG GAGAGCTCGCCGTTTGCAGTGATCGGCAGTAACACTGTGGTAGAAGTCCGAGGCCAGAGGGTGAGAGGGAGGCTCTACCCGTGGGGCATTGTGGAGG TTGAAAACCCATCCCACTGCGACTTTGTGAAGCTGAGGACTATGCTGATCAGAACCCACATGCACGACCTAAAGGACATCACCAATGACTGTCACTATGAGAACTACAGAGCTCAGATCATCCAGACCATGACCAG TAAGATGAATGCAGATAAGCCAGTGGAGAGCCCCATCCTACCACTATCCACACCAGGCGTGGAGACAGAGAAACTCATCAAAATGAAAGATGAAGAA CTGAAGAGGATGCAGCAGATGCTTCAGaagatgcagcagcagatgcACGAGCAGGACTTGTGA